A single genomic interval of Asterias amurensis chromosome 1, ASM3211899v1 harbors:
- the LOC139936233 gene encoding choline transporter-like protein 4 produces MGLGSKKTKKTSSVENIDRPDDDLEEERKGKNYGKPRRHDPTFKGPIHKRSCTDVICCVIFLAFLAGIGVVAYFAFSYGNPDTLLYPSDYQGQLCGVSDTVQTKPYAFYFDLLSCLSSTVLFSLSCPTPQVCVKSCPNTTFSLLEVADLYTVDWDKLICRYDIDPKAYVGNDLSKILELATKELCAVYYVQSQPFAGRCLPITFADENGQTENGRNTTNEQVDTLGKLVSFVYGIEQIENLVDDFLKTWPYILAALGGTMLLCFFLLLLMQWLATFIVWAVLVVFVGLLAFGNYFTYKRYFEYRDQSKCGDFGDATFKYLDPECYLQSSVIWLIFAIILSVIGGILLLIILVLFNRIRLATAVIEEASRAMGMMPSTIFGPILPFILQITFAVFWAFVFVFLASIGEASYTVVDAPLGSDATNGTACDISGFNSTLNSPAKCQFVSYVIPDYKLYLQLYMVFALLWMVNFIIALGEMILAGAFASYYWAFSKPNDIPAVPIASSLWRAIRYHLGSLAFGSLIVTIVQFIRIILEYVEKKLKGSGLDNCISRFILCCCQCLFWCLEKFIRYINRNAYIEIAIYGRSFCAAAKDAFFLLMRNILRAAVLNSITSFLLFIFKLTITLGVTVGAFYYFTWDSNPLIPIPPLNYIWAPIVVIGVFSYVIAAVFFAVYDMGVDTLFLCFLEDLERHDGSEEKPYFMSKSLMAVLGKKNKKPKKAKKKEIDHEMQENAQ; encoded by the coding sequence atgggTCTCGGATCTAAGAAAACCAAGAAAACATCCTCAGTGGAGAACATTGACAGACCTGACGACGACTTAGAGGAAGAGCGTAAAGGGAAGAATTACGGGAAACCACGCCGACACGACCCAACGTTCAAAGGACCCATCCACAAACGAAGCTGCACCGATGTCATTTGCTGCGTGATATTTCTGGCCTTCTTGGCCGGCATTGGAGTGGTCGCCTATTTTGCCTTTTCGTATGGAAATCCAGATACTTTGTTGTATCCATCCGACTACCAGGGGCAGTTGTGCGGGGTGAGTGATACCGTACAGACCAAACCCTACGCTTTCTACTTCGATTTGCTGTCATGCCTTTCGTCTACCGTCCTGTTTTCCCTCAGCTGCCCAACCCCGCAAGTATGTGTCAAGTCGTGCCCTAATACCACATTTTCTTTACTGGAAGTAGCGGATCTTTATACTGTGGACTGGGATAAGCTCATCTGTCGATATGACATTGATCCGAAAGCGTATGTTGGTAACGACCTTAGTAAAATCTTGGAGTTAGCGACTAAGGAATTGTGTGCCGTGTACTATGTCCAGAGCCAACCGTTCGCTGGACGGTGTCTCCCCATTACCTTTGCAGACGAGAACGGACAGACAGAAAACGGGCGCAACACAACCAACGAGCAAGTGGACACTTTGGGGAAGTTGGTTAGCTTCGTGTACGGCATCGAACAAATTGAGAACCTTGTTGACGACTTCTTGAAAACATGGCCTTACATCTTAGCAGCTCTAGGAGGAACAATGCTTCTCTGTTTCTTTCTTCTCCTACTCATGCAATGGTTGGCGACGTTCATCGTCTGGGCGGTGCTTGTAGTCTTCGTTGGTCTCCTTGCATTTGGAAATTACTTTACCTACAAGCGATATTTTGAATACAGAGACCAATCCAAATGTGGTGACTTTGGAGACGCCACTTTTAAGTATCTCGACCCGGAATGCTACCTCCAATCTTCAGTCATCTGGCTCATCTTCGCCATCATCTTAAGCGTGATCGGTGGTATACTCCTCCTGATCATCTTGGTGCTGTTCAACCGCATTCGACTCGCCACGGCAGTAATCGAGGAGGCAAGCCGAGCCATGGGCATGATGCCATCTACCATCTTTGGTCCCATCTTGCCATTCATTCTCCAGATCACATTCGCCGTCTTTTGGGCTTtcgtttttgtatttttagcaTCGATTGGTGAGGCAAGTTATACAGTTGTCGACGCTCCACTCGGGTCAGATGCCACGAATGGGACAGCTTGTGATATATCAGGATTCAACAGTACGCTGAACTCACCGGCAAAATGCCAGTTTGTCAGTTATGTCATCCCAGATTACAAACTGTACTTACAGTTGTACATGGTGTTTGCCCTCTTATGGATGGTAAACTTTATCATAGCATTGGGGGAGATGATTTTAGCTGGGGCATTTGCCTCTTACTATTGGGCTTTCTCCAAGCCGAATGACATCCCTGCTGTGCCCATTGCCAGCTCCCTCTGGCGGGCCATACGATACCACCTTGGTTCCCTGGCATTTGGCTCTCTCATTGTCACCATCGTCCAGTTCATCCGTATCATTCTGGAGTACGTGGAAAAGAAGCTGAAAGGCTCTGGTTTGGATAACTGCATCTCCCGCTTCATCTTATGCTGCTGCCAGTGTCTTTTCTGGTGTCTTGAGAAGTTCATCCGGTACATCAACCGCAATGCCTACATCGAAATCGCTATATACGGCCGCTCGTTCTGTGCGGCTGCCAAGGATGCATTCTTCCTCCTCATGAGGAACATCCTGCGCGCTGCCGTCTTGAATAGCATTACAAGTTTCTTGCTGTTCATCTTCAAATTGACCATTACCTTGGGCGTCACTGTGGGTGCGTTCTACTACTTCACATGGGACTCAAATCCTCTCATCCCTATACCACCTCTGAATTACATCTGGGCACCCATAGTGGTAATCGGTGTCTTCTCTTACGTCATTGCAGCTGTCTTCTTTGCCGTGTACGACATGGGAGTGGACACGTTATTCTTGTGCTTCCTTGAAGATCTGGAGCGCCATGATGGATCCGAGGAGAAGCCTTACTTCATGTCGAAGAGTCTTATGGCTGTACTTGGTAAGAAGAATAAGAAACCCAAGAAGGCGAAGAAGAAAGAAATAGATCATGAAATGCAAGAAAACGCGCAGTAA